A region from the Candidatus Gracilibacteria bacterium genome encodes:
- the murJ gene encoding murein biosynthesis integral membrane protein MurJ, which translates to MFSFFRKFQQRKEAAGGFKNLLYHTAFTLTLTSGLSYALGLLRDRTFAQTFGAGSTLDVYNAAFVVPDFFLAVFAVGALSAAFVPIFTQLDKENKEKAITYTNQILNLCLIILVITCGIFALILPFIANQLVPGFSPEQQHEYIQVTRLMLLSPLFFTLSNMFGNVLISLKEFLWYGLSPALYNLGIILGVLFFAPHFQTTGIVMGTILGAFLHLLIRVPAMIRYGYRPQWTLGFTPAMKETAWLMIPKIAQLGMWQLMLWWFVRLTTQLDPGSTTIYSFARNFQSVPVSLIGISISLAAFAELSTAAAEKKYRKFGEIIKSRGIKTAVYTGLAGGALALVSYPAIKILFGGGQFDETAIKATAALLMVYTISIPFESGMHLLARAHYALKNTQRPSLIHVSTIAVTMGVSAMLLDKMGLYAIPIGFTAGLVIQIGLLTISLYQLLKSKSLKAKLEALTE; encoded by the coding sequence ATGTTTTCCTTTTTCCGGAAATTTCAACAAAGAAAAGAAGCGGCCGGCGGTTTTAAAAATCTGTTGTATCATACTGCATTTACGTTGACGCTCACCTCCGGGCTGAGTTATGCATTGGGGCTTTTGCGTGACCGAACTTTTGCTCAAACGTTTGGCGCCGGGTCCACCCTCGATGTGTACAATGCCGCTTTTGTGGTTCCTGATTTTTTCTTGGCGGTTTTTGCCGTGGGGGCCTTGTCCGCGGCTTTTGTGCCGATTTTTACGCAATTGGATAAAGAAAATAAAGAAAAAGCCATCACGTACACCAATCAAATTTTAAATTTATGTCTGATCATCCTTGTCATCACTTGTGGAATTTTCGCATTGATTCTTCCCTTTATTGCGAATCAGTTGGTTCCGGGTTTTTCTCCGGAACAACAACATGAATACATCCAGGTAACGCGCCTCATGTTGTTGTCTCCTTTGTTTTTCACGTTGAGTAATATGTTTGGAAATGTGCTCATCAGCCTCAAAGAGTTTTTGTGGTATGGGCTTTCCCCCGCTCTTTATAACCTGGGAATCATTCTCGGTGTTTTATTTTTTGCGCCTCATTTTCAAACCACGGGGATTGTGATGGGCACGATTTTAGGGGCCTTTTTACATTTATTGATTCGTGTCCCGGCCATGATTCGTTACGGGTATCGACCTCAATGGACCTTGGGTTTTACTCCGGCCATGAAAGAAACCGCATGGCTCATGATCCCAAAAATCGCACAGCTCGGGATGTGGCAACTCATGTTGTGGTGGTTTGTTAGACTCACCACTCAACTTGATCCGGGGAGTACGACCATTTATTCTTTTGCGCGCAATTTTCAGAGCGTGCCCGTGAGTTTGATTGGAATTTCCATTTCCCTCGCAGCCTTTGCCGAACTTTCGACGGCTGCAGCAGAGAAAAAATATCGTAAATTTGGAGAAATTATAAAAAGTCGAGGCATCAAAACCGCGGTTTACACCGGATTGGCGGGCGGAGCCTTGGCGCTCGTGAGTTATCCGGCCATCAAAATTTTATTCGGAGGAGGACAATTCGATGAAACCGCGATTAAAGCCACGGCCGCTTTGCTCATGGTTTACACAATTTCCATCCCGTTTGAGAGCGGAATGCACCTGCTTGCCCGTGCGCATTATGCCCTCAAAAACACCCAACGCCCGTCCTTGATTCACGTGAGCACGATTGCGGTGACCATGGGCGTGAGCGCAATGTTGTTGGATAAAATGGGCTTGTACGCAATTCCGATCGGGTTTACTGCGGGGTTGGTGATTCAAATTGGATTGCTGACGATTTCTCTTTATCAACTTCTCAAGAGTAAAAGTCTCAAGGCAAAATTGGAAGCATTAACGGAATAA